AGTATGGCATgtcatcatttttttaaatgggtTTTATAGTAAAGAAATGTAATTTAGCTGAAAACATGCATTACCTTcaatgtggcatgaacacaaccagccATGTTTTCATccaattgttaaacaaatcacttTAAAAAAGTAGGTTACCTTTGTGCATTCGTCCCAAATAATTACAGCATCCGAACAGTGCACCGGGAAACTTTCCTTCAATTCATAAGTGTCTGAaactatctcaccggagaaagcatcccaGTAGGCAAAGCAGCGCCTTATTATATGCAGCCCAGGTATCTGATGCAGTCTGGCCCAAAAAATTATAACATTGGccacacatactgagacagaggggagctgtttcgctcgctcagatGCTTGTCAGCGTCCGTCACTCAAATAAATATTCAATATTGAAATATTTTATTTAGAGATGGGCAAGGAGGTACGATAGTGTGGGCCAAGCCCCCTAAGACCTGCCCATTATGCAGGCCCTGGGCTCCAGAAACTACCTTCAAACTGCAGAGACATAAAAGGACTTGATGCCAAAATGTGGACCTACCCGTTTAAGACTCCAGAGAAGCTCCTCTGGGCTATATTATCACTTACATTCAGGAATTTCTCGTAGTGGACAGCTGACTCCATGGTGTTGGAGGAGTAATCCAGGGTGTCCTTCCAGGAATGCATCAGGAAGGCTAGACGGAGCTGCCGAGCTGAGGGGAACACACAGAACTGCTGTTAGCTTGCACGcagacgccacacacacacacacaccacaccacaccacacacacacgccacacaccacacgccacacacacacaccacacacacacacacgccacacacacacacacacacacacacacacacacgccacacacgccacacacacacacacacacacacacacacacaacataatgcTATTGTTTTAATGGCTACTGAGAAGTTGCTTCACCGGTGTTCTTCGCCAGGGCATCCTTGATGGTGATGAAGTTCTTGAGAGATTTGGACATCTTGCAGCCTGCGATGGTCAGGTGACCAGTGTGCAGGAAGTAGCGAACCCAGTGGTCGTTCTCAAAGTAAGCCTGCGTGGACAAGTGTCCTGCTTGTTATTCAACTTGAATACTACGGTTGCATTCCAATTCCCTATCTTTCTCCCCGAAGTGTACACTCATTCACTTGCCCTTGTGGACTTTGCTGCTACTATAGGCCAATACTTTCAAATCCTAGAGGGGGAGTGAACAAGTACACACTTGGGAGTACACAAACGGACCACCGTCCCTGTCATAGAAACAGATCACTTGAGAATAAACCCTTACCTCGGACTGAGCCAACTCATTATCGTGATGGGGGAATCGGAGGTCAAACCCTCCTCCGTGGATGTCCATAGACTCTCCCAGGATGGAACCAGCCATAGCGGAACATTCGATATGCCAGCCAGGCCGTCCCTTTCCCCAGGGTGAGTCCCAGGACGGCTCCCCCGGCTTAGAGGCCTTCCACAGGGCAAAGTCATTCTGCGACCTCTTCTCACTGAGCTGGTCTGCTGAGACACTCAGATCTCCTGCAGGACACACAGACAACCAATAACTCACATACATTGTAGCACTTTGGGTTTTTTAAAAGCGCTTTATAAATGATTCATATTATTACCCTCTCCCTCCTGCAGAGCTTTCATGTCACCGACCGCTTCAGGTACCAGCTTGCCGTACGCGTGCTTCTGGCTGGTGTCAAACTTGGCTGTGTCAAAATAAACTGAACCGTTGGACTCGTACCTGTCGACGGGAAAATAAAAAGAACCcgacagagatagagggatgaaCAAAGAGCCGTTTTAAAACTAATTAGAGGAGAGGGGCCTGAATCCCTTACCCGAAGCCATTGTCTAGGATCTTCTTCACAAAGTCCACGATCTCTGGGCAGTACTCACTGACGCGGGTGAGTACATCTGGGGGAAGGACCTGGGGGTTGCACACAGAATCATCATCAGATTGGCACTAGAAATGTAGTACATTTTAATAGTAAAATATGATTAACAATTAGAAATATTAATGTTATATTACTGCTAAAATACTGTATGGTTTATGTGATAGGGCCCCGTGTTTTTGCATAATCGTGTGACATAAGATTTGATCCTGTGTTTTAACTCTTATCCAGAAATGAGAAGAAATGAtctgaggatggtgctggaccatCTGACATGAAAAGAGGACAGTTTGATGAAAACActttaaataaaaaaaggttaaaatTCAGGTCATGTGACATAATAGTTATGTGTGCTTCCACCTACATTCCAGATTACTCATCTGATAATGAGCACTGACACTAGAAAAGGTCATAGTAAAATACAATTCATTCTAAATATAAATGTTATATGAATGATAAAATCTGGGTTGTTTGTGCTTCCACCTACATTCAAGGCGTCCATGTCGTTGTGGTACTCCCCTTCCCAGAACTTTGGAAGAAGAGAGAAGATGGAGTTCTCGGTCACTTGACTGCCAAATTGAGCATCCAACCAATCAGACAGCAGGTCTTTGGCCTTCTCCAGTAACACCTTCAAAAAGAACAAAAGAACACATTTGACTTCTGTTGTCTCTGGTTTTCTTTTTCGTAAAGTGCGtcgcacaggaggttggtggcaccttaatcagggaggacgggctcgtggtaatgacgagcagaatcagtggaatggtatcaaatacatcaacacatggtttccaggtgtttgatgccattccattccgttccgtgcttctacacctgcattgcttgctgtttggggtcttaggctgggtttctgtacagcactttgaggtatcagctgatgtcagaagggctttataaatacatttgatttgacttatgagccgttctcccctcagcagcctccactggactGTGTCAAGACAATCAAATGTGACTTGACTAGGTAGCTCAGTCCAAACCTCTGGAAGTGTATTAGACTTGTCAGGAAGCGTAGAGATCCATGTTGTACAGCAGAGAGGAGACGTTACCTGAGCCAGGTGTTGAACGTCAGCCTCCCCAGCCTTGCTCTCCACCGCCCCCTGCAGGGGTCCCAGGGCAGCAGCGACGGCAGAGTCCAGCCTCTCCAGCATCTGTTTCTTGTCTGGGTCTGTGGTCTCGGCCAGCTTGGCCTGGAAGGGCTGCAAATGATATGGAGTGAATGGGATGTTAGATGTGGTAATGTGACATCCAGAGCCAAAGCTCACCACTCTCTCTATATATGGGAGGGTTCATTCTCACCCCCCACACAGGGGTGAACTTTAGAACCTGAGAGTATGCCCAGGACATGCCACTGTTCCACAGATGACCAATCACGCAGCCACACCTGTAAATAATGACTGATTCATTTGTCATTAACTTTGTAGACACTATAAAACGTTTGATGTCTTACCCCTCTGGCACTAAGGACATCCTGCAGGATCTGGGCAGCCGCTGGCTTCTTCTCCCTGTACTGTTCCAGGAGGTAGTTCTGTCTGGCCCGCCTGATGATCTGACAGACAGACGATCACTAACCATTCAGCCAACTGTTCACTTTTCACAACATGTTGTTTTGTACCACTGCTGGTTACCTTGTCATCGATGTCCGTAATGTTCATGCAGTAGAACACGTCATATTTGAAATAGTTCATCAGAATCCTTCGGAGGATATCAAAAGATATGTAAGATCTGAAAAACAAAAAGGAATCAATCATTTGATTTGGACACATCTTTACATTCAAATTGAAACTGATTTAAAGGTTCTACAGCAGGAAATAGTCTTAGTTCTAGACTATTCTTTTCCAGAACAGTTATTAGTCAGGAAAGTATGACCCTTGTTCCATCAAAATGTAAtcattaaagatgcactatgcagaaatcactccccCATTTACTGGTTGCTAAAATttgaatagttcgcctaatttcagtttatgtgacaaaacaaacaagTGTAGTGTAGAGactcattgtaccatctaaaccactgaaaTATATTTCCCATAACCACAAAcggttgtattttcagctgtttgaagctggtgtacaaaaccgaaagtaaaagatgcaaaaacaaaacttaagaacaggcAGCATAGAAATATCACACATAGGAAAAAttgtctaagaagcggtagatctgttctatgtgaatttggttgggtcagTCAGGTACATACTGCACCTTTAAAATAATTTAAATGCCAGTTAGGTGAGCCCTTATTAGGTTTGCCACCTCACCTGCATTTTCATGACATATTTCTGGTTTATTCTTCTTCTATTTGTGACTACTGGACTAAACCTATTGGACTATACCTATTGGACTATATCTATACCTATTGGACTATAGACTACACCCATTGGACTATAGACTAAACCTATTGGACTATACCTATTGGACTATATCTATACCTATTGGACTATAGACTACACCCATTGGACTATAGACTACACCCATTGGACTATAGACTACACCCATTGGACTATAGACTACACCCATTGGACTATAGACTACACCCATTGGACTATAGACTACACCCATTGGACTATAGACTACACCCATTGGACTATAGACTACACCCATTGGACTATAGACTACACCCATTGGACTATAGACTACACCCATTGGACTATAGACTACACCCATTGGACTATAGACTACACCCATTGGACTATAGACTACACCCATTGGACTATAGACTATACCTATTGGACTACACCTATTGGACTATAGACTATACCTATTGGACTAAACCTATTGAACTAAACCTATACCTATTGGACTAAACCTATTGAACTAAACCTATACCTATTGGACTAAACCTATTGGACTATAGACTATACCTATTGGACTAAACCTATTGGACTATAGACTACACCTATTGGACTAAACCTATTGGACTATAGACTACACCTATTGGACTATACCTATTGGACTATAGACTATACCTATTGGACTATAGACTATACCTATTGGACTAAACCTATTGGACTATAGACTACACCTATTGGACTATACCTATTGGACTATACCTATTGGACTATACCTATTGGACTATACCTATTGGGCTATAGACTATACCTATTGGACTAAACCTATTGGACTATAGACTACACCTATTGGACTAAACCTATTGGACTATAGACTATACCTATTGGACTATAGACTATACCTATTGGACTATAGACTACACCTGTTGGACTAAACCTATTGGAGTAAACAGCTCTTTGCGGCGCGGTGTGGCTGTCACAAACTGCTCGTCTTGTTACTTCCTGAAGTGAACTTTACCTGGCATGTCCCATGTGAGAGGCATCATAGACAGTGGGTCCGCAGCAGTACCACGACACCTTGTTTCCATTCTGGGGAACAAACAACTCCTGCAATAATAACAGTCTGGTATTAATAATgtcaatttagcagacacttttatccaataATAACAGTCTGGTATTAATAATagtacatttagcagacacttttatccaataATAACAGTCTGGTATACATAATagtacatttagcagacacttttatccaaagcgacagtCATGCATACATTCTATGTATGGGTGCTCtttggaatcgaacccactaccctggtgtcacatgtgccatgctctaccaactgagctacagagatgGGATCAAAATGTAAACCTTTATGCGTACATTGACATTCAGTGTCTTTCTTTCCTATTTGATCATAAGGATTCAGCCATCCAAAATGGCTCTTCTAACGAGCAAAACAAAAGAAGGTCAACATGTCACCTTGGTGCGTGTGAGGCTGTTGTAGAGTCGCAGCTTCGGCAGGTTGGATGCGGCTGGGGCAGACCAGGGGGGCTGGACCCTCTTTCCTTTCACTAAAAAACAGAGGACACATTTAATAACAACATTAGTCAAACGTTTCTCTGAAGAGGGCATGCTGTTAAATGGTGTCACATTTAAGGTCAGGCAAATTATCAAATTGAATTCCCTCAAATCTCTGGATTCACCAATTAAAACGATGACATTTTAGGGATTTGAGCAGGCAACTGTCTGAGGGTATGCAAGCCACCACTCTATTCTGATGACAACCACCCCTGGTCTCCAGAGCACAGGAACACCATGCAGTCTGATGACAACCACCCCTGGTCTCCAGAGTACAGGAACACCATGCAGTCTGATGACAACCACCCCTGGTCTCCAGAGTACAGGAACACCATGCAGTCTGATGACAACCACCCCTGGTCTCCAGAGTACAGGAACACCATGCAGTCTGTGGGCCTTCATCAAAGATGCAGGCCTGCTACCAGTAGACTTAGTTTGAGTGGGGGGAGGGATGGAAAGCAACACACTAGCTAGCCCTCAAAGTGCGtgtgaaaaacaaacacaaaacccACACAGGAAGGAACACAAGtgtgatgaaaaaaaataaaaaataataataataataataataattcagggATGGGAAATAGTCCAATGAAACAACCAAACGGTGGTCCTCCTGCCACCAGCCTTTAACACTGTTGACAAATGAATACAGGCCTAAAAATAAGTTACAGACTTTGATGATACCGAAATGCTAATCATGCAAATGTTATTATGGGTCCATATTGAACAGGGGCTTGGGCTATATCTGACACTATGGGTCCATATTGAACAGGGGCTTGGGCTATATCTGACACTATGAGTCCATATTGAACAGGGGCTTGGGCTATATCTGACACTATGGGTCCATATTGAACAGGGGCTTGGGCTATATCTGACACTATGAGTCCATATTGAACAGGGGCTTGGGCTATATCTGACACTATGAGTCCATATTGAACAGGGGCTTGGGCTATATCTGACACTATGAGTCCATATTGAACAGGGGCTTGGGAAATATCTGACACTATTAAGCTTCTATGAAGCTCTTGCCCAATGTATTGCTCCTGAAATAATGAAGGATAGTC
This region of Salmo trutta chromosome 29, fSalTru1.1, whole genome shotgun sequence genomic DNA includes:
- the LOC115166772 gene encoding cysteine--tRNA ligase, cytoplasmic isoform X1, giving the protein MSSSGELAFDYGFLLHTSEEATATVALNEYLSSRSYLAGFSPSRVDQEVFELLHRPPSPQHVHALRWYRHIAALQRDTPSPDSSMKGKRVQPPWSAPAASNLPKLRLYNSLTRTKELFVPQNGNKVSWYCCGPTVYDASHMGHARSYISFDILRRILMNYFKYDVFYCMNITDIDDKIIRRARQNYLLEQYREKKPAAAQILQDVLSARGPFQAKLAETTDPDKKQMLERLDSAVAAALGPLQGAVESKAGEADVQHLAQVLLEKAKDLLSDWLDAQFGSQVTENSIFSLLPKFWEGEYHNDMDALNVLPPDVLTRVSEYCPEIVDFVKKILDNGFGYESNGSVYFDTAKFDTSQKHAYGKLVPEAVGDMKALQEGEGDLSVSADQLSEKRSQNDFALWKASKPGEPSWDSPWGKGRPGWHIECSAMAGSILGESMDIHGGGFDLRFPHHDNELAQSEAYFENDHWVRYFLHTGHLTIAGCKMSKSLKNFITIKDALAKNTARQLRLAFLMHSWKDTLDYSSNTMESAVHYEKFLNEFFLNVKDILRAPCDVTGQFEKWEAAEMELNESFYERKAAVHEALCDNVDTRSTMEEMRALVTQSNTYIASRKSSKLQPNRMLMKSIALYLTDMLKTFGAIEGSEPIGFPVGGDGHHVDMETTVMPYLKVLSDFRESVRKIAREQNVTEVLQLCDVVRNDTLPELGVRLEDHEGLPTVVKLVDKETLLRERNEKKKMEDEKKNKKEEAAKKKQEQELAKLAKMKISPCDMFRSETDKYSGFDETGFPTHDVEGKDLSKGQTKKLRKLYEAQDKLHQEYLQTNQNGC
- the LOC115166772 gene encoding cysteine--tRNA ligase, cytoplasmic isoform X3 — its product is MVSKQDNGTDRRVKGKRVQPPWSAPAASNLPKLRLYNSLTRTKELFVPQNGNKVSWYCCGPTVYDASHMGHARSYISFDILRRILMNYFKYDVFYCMNITDIDDKIIRRARQNYLLEQYREKKPAAAQILQDVLSARGPFQAKLAETTDPDKKQMLERLDSAVAAALGPLQGAVESKAGEADVQHLAQVLLEKAKDLLSDWLDAQFGSQVTENSIFSLLPKFWEGEYHNDMDALNVLPPDVLTRVSEYCPEIVDFVKKILDNGFGYESNGSVYFDTAKFDTSQKHAYGKLVPEAVGDMKALQEGEGDLSVSADQLSEKRSQNDFALWKASKPGEPSWDSPWGKGRPGWHIECSAMAGSILGESMDIHGGGFDLRFPHHDNELAQSEAYFENDHWVRYFLHTGHLTIAGCKMSKSLKNFITIKDALAKNTARQLRLAFLMHSWKDTLDYSSNTMESAVHYEKFLNEFFLNVKDILRAPCDVTGQFEKWEAAEMELNESFYERKAAVHEALCDNVDTRSTMEEMRALVTQSNTYIASRKSSKLQPNRMLMKSIALYLTDMLKTFGAIEGSEPIGFPVGGDGHHVDMETTVMPYLKVLSDFRESVRKIAREQNVTEVLQLCDVVRNDTLPELGVRLEDHEGLPTVVKLVDKETLLRERNEKKKMEDEKKNKKEEAAKKKQEQELAKLAKMKISPCDMFRSETDKYSGFDETGFPTHDVEGKDLSKGQTKKLRKLYEAQDKLHQEYLQTNQNGC
- the LOC115166772 gene encoding cysteine--tRNA ligase, cytoplasmic isoform X2, which gives rise to MSSSGELVKGKRVQPPWSAPAASNLPKLRLYNSLTRTKELFVPQNGNKVSWYCCGPTVYDASHMGHARSYISFDILRRILMNYFKYDVFYCMNITDIDDKIIRRARQNYLLEQYREKKPAAAQILQDVLSARGPFQAKLAETTDPDKKQMLERLDSAVAAALGPLQGAVESKAGEADVQHLAQVLLEKAKDLLSDWLDAQFGSQVTENSIFSLLPKFWEGEYHNDMDALNVLPPDVLTRVSEYCPEIVDFVKKILDNGFGYESNGSVYFDTAKFDTSQKHAYGKLVPEAVGDMKALQEGEGDLSVSADQLSEKRSQNDFALWKASKPGEPSWDSPWGKGRPGWHIECSAMAGSILGESMDIHGGGFDLRFPHHDNELAQSEAYFENDHWVRYFLHTGHLTIAGCKMSKSLKNFITIKDALAKNTARQLRLAFLMHSWKDTLDYSSNTMESAVHYEKFLNEFFLNVKDILRAPCDVTGQFEKWEAAEMELNESFYERKAAVHEALCDNVDTRSTMEEMRALVTQSNTYIASRKSSKLQPNRMLMKSIALYLTDMLKTFGAIEGSEPIGFPVGGDGHHVDMETTVMPYLKVLSDFRESVRKIAREQNVTEVLQLCDVVRNDTLPELGVRLEDHEGLPTVVKLVDKETLLRERNEKKKMEDEKKNKKEEAAKKKQEQELAKLAKMKISPCDMFRSETDKYSGFDETGFPTHDVEGKDLSKGQTKKLRKLYEAQDKLHQEYLQTNQNGC